The nucleotide sequence GGCCGACTTGATTGTGGGTGCGCCCCATACCACTGCGGGGGTCACTCGCCGGGGACAATCTTACCTGGTGTTTGGCAAAATTGACACCCAGGCAGTCGAGTTAAATGCTTTGGGAACCGGCGGCTTTATTATTAACGGGATTAACAATGGTGACACTGCCGGTTGGTCAGTTAGCGGTGCCGGTGATGTCAATGGCGATGGTTTGGCTGACTTAATTGTGGGTGCGCCCTATGCTAGTGCTTCGAGGGGGCAATCTTATGTGGTGTTTGGCAAGCCTGACACCCAAGCAGTCGAGTTGAGCGCGTTAGGAACCGGCGGCTTTGCTATTAACGGGATTAATAATTCTGACGGTGCAGGTTGGTCAGTCAGTAGTGCCGGCGATGTCAATGGCGATGGTTTGGCTGACTTGATTGTGGGTGCGCCCGGTGCCCCTATGGGGCAATCTATCCCAGGACAATCTTACGTGGTGTTTGGCAAGGCTGACGCCCAAGCAGTCGAGTTAAATGCTTTGGGAACCGGCGGCTTTGCCATTAACGGGATTAACAATTTTGACCTTTCCGGTTTCTCAGTCAGTACAGCCGGCGATATCAATGGCGATGGTTTGGCCGACTTAATTGTGGGTGCGCCTAATGCTGAGGATGAGGGGCAATCTTACGTGGTGTTTGGCAAAGCTGACAACCAGACGGTAGATTTGAGCGCCTTAGGAACCGGCGGCTTTACCATTAATGGGATTAACAATGGTGATCGTGCCGGTTGGTCAGTTAGTGGGGCCGGCGATGTCAATGGCGATGGTTTTGCTGACTTGATTGTGGGTGCCGACCTAGCCGAATCACCCGATCCGGGATTGATGGAGGGGCAGGCTTATGTGGTGCTTGGCAAGGCTGATAATCAAACGGTGAATTTAAACAATTTGGGCACCAGCGGTTTTGCCATTAGCGGGTTCTTCCCTGAGCGTTTCGGTTTCTCTGTTAGCGGGGCCGGCGATGTGAATGGGGATGGTTTGGCTGACCTAATTATCGGTGCGCCCGGTTCTGATCTGGGGACGAATCGCTTAGGGGAATCTTATGTGGTCTTTGGTAAGGCTGACGCCCAAGACGTGAATTTGAGCAGTACCGAAGGCGGTGGCTTTGCCATTCATGGAATCGATAATGGTGACTTTAACATTAATGGTGACCGTTCCGGTTTCTCAGTCAGCGGGGCCGGCGATGTCAATGGCGATGGTTTTGCTGATTTAATTGTCGGTGCTCCCGATGTAGGAGGAACTGAACCAGGGCAATCTTACGTTATATTGGGTGGCGACTTCACCGGCGCTGTCACCCAACAAGGCACAACGGGTGATGATCTGCTCACCGGCACTGCGAATCGTGAGGCGTTAGTGGGCGGACAAGGAAACGATATTCTCAGCGATGGGAATTTCACCGATATTCTGCTTTATGGGGGTGCCGGCAATGATCGCTTGAGGATTAGCAATGCCAATTTCCGCCGGCTGGATGGCGGGTTGGGAGTGGATACCCTAGAACTTAACGGTGCCGGTATCAATTTGGATTTAGCTGCCGGTGCTGCTGACAATACCAAAATTAATGCCATTGAGCGTATCGATTTAACCGGCAGCGGAAATAACACCCTGATCCTGAATCACGCATCGCTGCTGAATTTGGTGTCCGAAACGAGGGCAAGTGGCGGTTACAACCGATTAACCGTCGTTGGTGATGCCGGTGATGCGGTGAGTGCAAATCTCTCTGGATTTGGATTTACCCAAATGATCGGCGCAACAGACACCACTTACACCAAGGGCAACCTGCAATTGGTGGTACAAAATGATGTGACTCAGCTAGGGATTGTTTTTTAACCCACTGTTTCATCAAAAAGCGGTAGGGGCGACGCCAGGAAAGCCCCTGCCCATCTCTACCGCTCTCATCCTCAAATTGCAACCATAAGCGATTAAAATTAATGTTTGACCCATTAAATTCTCTATAAGATGGCAGAGACGCTTTTCTTTAACGCCCTCCGGGAAGCCATTGACGAAGAAATGGCGCGTGACCCCTCGGTGTTTGTCCTCGGTGAAGACGTGGGTCACTATGGTGGCTCCTATAAAGTCACAAAAGACCTATACAAAAAATATGGCGATCTGCGGGTTTTAGATACGCCCATTGCGGAAAATAGCTTCACCGGCATGGCCGTGGGAGCCGCAATGAGTGGCCTGCGGCCTATTATTGAAGGCATGAACATGGGCTTTTTGCTGCTCGCCTTCAACCAAATTTCTAACAATGCCGGGATGTTGCGCTACACCTCCGGCGGCAACTTCAAAATCCCAATGGTGATTCGGGGTCCAGGAGGCGTTGGCCGGCAATTAGGCGCAGAACACTCCCAGCGACTCGAAGCTTATTTCCAAGCTGTTCCTGGACTCAAGATCGTCACCTGCTCGACTCCTTATAATGCCAAGGGTCTGCTGAAATCAGCCATTCGCAACGACAATCCAGTTTTATTCTTTGAACACGTCCTCCTCTACAACCTCAAAGAAGACTTGCCGACAGAGGAATATTTGCTGCCTCTCGACAAGGCAGAAGTCGTGCGTCAAGGCAAAGATGTCACCATCCTCACCTATTCCCGGATGCGTCACCATGTCATGCAAGCGGTGAAAAGTTTGGAAAAAGAAGGTTTAGATCCGGAAGTGATCGACCTAATTTCCCTCAAACCCCTTGACTTTGACACCATTGGTGCTTCCATCCGCAAAACCCATCGAGTGATTATTGTTGAAGAGTGCATGAAAACCGGCGGCATTGGCGCTGAATTAATTGCCTCAATCAGCGATCGCTTGTTTGATGAATTGGATGCGCCGGTGTTGCGGTTATCTTCTCAAGATATTCCCACACCTTATAATGGCGCTCTGGAACGCCTGACAATCGTTCAACCAGAGCAAATCGTAGAAGCCGTACAAAAAATGGTGGGCTTGCGAGTCTAGTCAATTTTGGATTTTGGATTTTGGATTGAATCTCCAATCAAAAATCTAAAATCTAAAATCTAAAATTGTTGCAGCGGGTAAAAGTATGCAAAAACAAACTTCATGGTTGGCTCTCATTTTAGTTCTGATAATTGGTGCCATTACGGTGCTTTATCGGGTGCCAATCCGTCTGGGCTTAGATTTACAAGGTGGGGCACAACTGACAATTCAGGTGAAAACCACTGACGAGATCAAAGAAATCACGCCTCAAATGTTAGAAGATGTTGAGAGCGTGGTGAGAAACCGGGTTGACGCACTCGGCGTTTCTGAACCTTTGGTGCAAACCGTGGGACAGGATCAAATTGTTGTGCAATTGCCAGGGGTGAATGACCCCGAACAGGCAGAACGCGTTCTTGGTGGAACTGCTCAACTAGAGTTTCGCAGAGAAAACAATAATCAGGAATTGACCGCAGAATTGAATGTTAGACAGCAAGAGCTGCGGCAATTATTAACGAAACAGGTTGAGCTGGAGAACGGCGGAGATCAGGCGGCAATTGCCCAAAATCAAGCCGCGCTCACGCAAAAAAATGAGCAAATAAACGGGCTGTTCGATAAACTTTACGAACGCATTGGTTTAGGCGGCAAAAATCTCAAAGAAGCCTACGCTCAACCAGAGCAAAGCGGGAACAACTGGAATGTTGGCATCAGCTTTGATCAGCCGGGAGGTGAGAAATTTGCTGAACTGACCAAAAATCTGGCCGGCACTGGACGCAGCATCGGCATTTTCCTCGATGAACGATTAATTAGTGCTCCGGTTGTCGGGCCAGAATTTGCCCAAACCGGCATCACGGGCGGCAATGCGGTGATTACGGGACGCTTTACGGCAGAAGCCGCGAATGAACTAGCGGTGCAGTTGCGAGGCGGTTCATTGCCGGTGCCGGTGGAAATTGTCGAAAACCGCACAGTCGGTGCCACACTGGGACGCGATAGCATTCAGCGCAGTATTTATGCCGGCGTTGGAGGTTTGCTGTTAGTGCTGATTTTCATGGGCGTATACTACCGGCTGCCCGGAGTCATTGCCGATATCGCCCTGATCATCTATTCTCTGCTAACCATTGCTAGCTTTGCCTTACTCGGCGTCACCTTAAGCTTGCCAGGGATTGCCGGTTTTATTCTCAGTATTGGCATGGCAGTTGATGCCAACGTCCTGATTTTTGAACGCACGCGAGAAGAATTGCGAGCCGGTAAAAGTTTGTACCGCTCCGTAGAATCGGGTTTCTACCGCGCTTTTTCCAGTATTTTAGATGGCAACGTCACAACGGTAATTGCCTGTGCCGCCCTGTTTTGGTTGGGAAGCGGTCTGGTGCGAGGCTTTGCTCTAACCCTCGGCTTAGGGGTGGTGGTGAGTATGTTTACCGCCCTCACTTGCAGTCGCACGCTGCTGTTTTTTGCCATCACCTTTCCGCAATTGCGGAAGCCACAATGGTTTTGTCCCAATCTGCCCATGTCATTGAAATCTAAGGCAGGGAGTGCATGAAACTCAACGTTATCAAACGCCGATCGCTTTGGTGGACAATTTCTGCCGCCATCATTCTTAGCGGTCTGATCGCAATGGTCATCTCTTGGACTCGGCCAGACATCCGCGCCCCCCTTCGTCCTAGTCTGGATTTCGTCGGCGGGACGCGGTTGCAGTTTGAACTCGACTGTAGCAAACCCAATAATTGTGTTAGCCAAGCCGATCCTGCCCAGCCCCGCCGGCTCGATTCGGGCACCGTCCGGGAAGTCTTGACACAGCAGGGTTTGGGCGGCAGTACGATCCAAATTTTGGATAAAGATCCAAAAGTAAAAGATCAGCAGGTAATCTCCATTCGGACAAAGGAATTGAAAGAGCAGGAGCGCAGTCAACTGCGAACCACTCTAGAGTCGAAAATCGGTGCCTTTGACCCTCAAGCCGTTAGGATCGACACCGTTGGCCCGACTTTGGGACGTCAGATTTTTTCTTCCGGCTTACTGGCGCTGCTGATTTCCTTCGCCGGCATCACGGTTTACCTCACTTTCCGATTCCAGTTTGACTACGCCTTTTTTGCCTTCGTGGCTTTGTTTCACGATGTTTTGGTCACTGTGGGCATTTTCTCAATTCTCGGCCTAGTGCTGGGTGTGGAAGTCGATAGCCTGTTCATCGTGGCGCTGCTGACGATTATCGGTTTCTCGGTCAATGATACTGTGGTGATTTACGACCGGGTGCGAGAGGTGATCAGTCTTCATCCCGATCAGCATATCAACCAAATTGTGGACGATGCCGTCAATCAAACACTCACACGGTCAATTAATACAACATTAACGACCCTGCTGACCCTGTTTTCCATCTTTCTGTTTGGTGGCGAAACGCTGAAATACTTTGCGCTTGCGTTAATTGTTGGCTTTATTGCCGGTGCTTATTCAAGTATCTTCATTGCAAGTTCCTTGCTTGCATGGTGGAGAGAACGCACGGGTAGAGCAATAGCAGGGCCGGCACCAGGGACAGAAGAACCTGAAATCTCTGCCAGCCCAGAGCGATAAAAACGCCCCCACCGGCATCTAGACAGTCGATAAAGCGCATCTTCTTTTACCAGGCAATTTGCAATCTGCTATGGCTTATCCAGAAGATCGACAAGATCGCGAGACGCCTGCTACGCCGGCAAATTCTGACTCAACATTTGAGTCTCAAGTGCAACGACTCCACCGGCTTACGGTTTATAGCCGGTGGCTGTTTGTGGGGTTGCTCTGGGCTAGCATAGGTAGTTTAAGCCTCTGGGCTTTACGCTCGGAAATTGCCTTGTGGCAGGCTCATTTTACCTGGACAGCAGTGCGCTACAGCTTGGCTTACAATCCCCTGCCAAATCTTGGCCTTGCAATTTGTATTGCGATGACAGTTTCTGTTCTCGTTTGGCAAAGCCGAAACATTCTCCTAGGAATGCCACACCAAGAACAAAAACGTCTTGAAGATCGAGTCTTGAACATTCGCCGGCAAGGGCAAACACATCCATTGTGGAAATGGATTTGCTGCCGGTAACCCCTAAATATCAAAGCCCCCGAAAAATCCCCCATCCCCCAATTCTCTATCACACAACAGCTAACCTATCTGTGTTTATCTGTGTGCATCTGTGGTTAAAAAATCTTTTGCCTAAATCTCATCCACAGATTCAAACTCAACATTATCATAAAGGTCTGAAAACGAAATTTGAAATTCTACAGAATTTAAACTTAGCATAGCCTCTTCACCTTGATATTCAGAAAGTATCCATTGATTATTCTCATTCTTAAAAAACTGCTCAACCGACTTTTCTGATTGCTCAATTAAAAGATATTCCCTTAAACTTGGAATACTCCGATACAGTTTAAACTTTTCACCCCGATCATAATTTTTTGTAGATTCTGATAAAACTTCTGCAATTGCTATCGGGTTAGTAATCGTATCTCTGCGCCCCTCAGCAAACTCTAGGGCACCAGAAACAATCATCACATCTGGATAAGTGTAGAGTCGCACTTGAGGTATCCATAAACGCATATCCGCCATGAATACCTCATAATTCTTTCTTTTAAAAGCAGAATGAAGTGCCGCACTAAAGTTGAGTGCTATACGATTGTGATTCGGTAGTCCACCAGGCATAGGAAATATTTGACCGTTAAAATATTCACTTCTGGATTCAGCAGTCGTTTCTAACTCTAAATATTCTTCGGGGGAGTAGTAGCGCTGTTCCTTAGCTTGCATAGTTCTTTCTCACGACACTCCACGCAAATGCTTTGTCCTCGCTTTCCTAGTTTAACGCTGTGGGGAAAAGCAAAGAACACTCGCACCGAGTCAGCCAAAATTAAAAAAATATTGCCAAATGTGACGGGAGAACCCCATTTGCCTGTAATCTTTGTAAAATCGCTGGTATCGGTTTCAAGGTGGGTCTGGGGTCATGCAATCTCAAAATTTATCATCCATTGATCAGGCGGACAAGTTCCGGCAGCTTCAGACTGATTTACGCACTCGCTGGCAAACTGTGGATTTGTTTGACACCGGCGACTACGATATTTTAGTCGTCCCCTCTCTCAGCCTCGATCAACGAGAAATGTTGAAGATTGAGGGGGTGCATCACTATGAAGAACGGCTGCTATTTTCTCTCATCCGCCTCCGCAACCCTTTTACTCGGCTGATTTACGTTACATCCCAGCCGTTGCATCCCAGTGTCATCGATTACTATTTGCAGCTGTTACCGGGAATTCCGTTTTCTCACGCCCGCGATCGCTTGCTGTTATTCTCCACCTACGATACTTCTCCCAAGCCACTGAGTGAGAAGATTTTAGAGCGTCCTCGGTTAATACAGCGCATTCGGCAGGCATTGGACTCAAAGAAATCTTACATGATCTGCTATAACTCGACGCCCCTAGAGGAGGCGTTGTCTGTGCAGTTAAACATCCCTTTACTGGCGGCTGCGCCGGATTTGCTGTATTGGGGGACGAAAAGCGGCAGCCGGCAAATCTTTGCCGAATGTAATGTTCCCCTTCCCGCCGGCAGCCAATTGGTTCACACGGCTGACGATCTCGCAGAAGCAGCCGCTGAATTGTGGGCGAAAGAACCGCATTTGAAGCGGATGGTGATTAAGCTAAACGAAGGTTTTTCGGGAGAAGGCAACGCCTTGCTAGATTTGAAGCCGTTGCAGGATGTCTCGCCGGCAAACCGAGTACAAGCGATTCGCGAACAGTTTTCCTCACTCCGCTTCCAAGCCGTTAATGAAACGTGGGAAAACTTTAGCAGTCGCATTCCCGAATTAGGGGCAATCGCAGAGGCGTTTATTGAAGGGGAAGAGAAGCGATCTCCCAGTGTGCAGGGACGCATTATGCCCAATGGCGAGGTCGAAATTCTTTCCACCCACGACCAAATTTTAGGCGGTCCCGATGGCCAGATTTTCTTGGGATGCCGGTTTCCTGCCGATGAGGTTTACCGGCTGCGCTTACAAGAATTAGGCGTGCGAGTGGGTCAAAATTTAGCTGAAAAAGGCGCTTTAGAGCGTTTTGGGGTTGATTTTATTGCAGTGCGTCAAGATAATGGCCAATGGGATCTGCAAGCAATTGAAATTAACTTGCGTAAGGGCGGGACAACCCATCCGTTTATGACGCTGAAGCTGCTAACGAATGGCCGGTATGAGCGATCTACGGGTTTATTTTACAGTCAGCAAGGGCGTCCAAAATTTTACACAGCTACTGACAATTTGCAAAAAGACCGATATCAAGGTTTATTGCCAAATGATTTGATGGATATTATCGCTCATAACCAATTGCATTTTGATAGCAGTACGGAGACGGGAACGGTTTTTCATTTAATGGGTTGCCTGTCTCAATTTGGCAAGTTGGGATTAACGAGTATTGGTAATTCCCCGCAACAGGCTGAGGAAATTTACAATAAGGTTGTGAAGGCGCTGGATGAGGAAACGGGTTCTGCTGATGATGCCGGCTGGTTGTCGCCGCCTACCCATCCGATTAAATGGAATGGGCGGGGATAAGGGACGAGAGAGAAAGCAGTAAATGTAGGGAAAATTAAGGAGAGATTATCAAATGTAATTTTATGAAAATTAGAACGATTACAACCGGCATCTGCCTGCAATCTCCAATAGAGGAAAAAAGCATTACCCAAGCGGCTGAATTTAATCAGCAAGCAAAGGCTTTTTTTGAGCATCTGGGGTATGAAGTTCAAACAACTCGAATTGCGACAAATTCCTGGGCGGAATATTTGCCGGTTTTATCCGCTACAGAAATTGTCAAGAAAATTCAAGGACTAGAGCAAATTTGCCACAACTTGAATATTAGCTTTTTTAGTATTGGTTGTGTGAGTAATCTAGAGCAAATTTCTGTTATTCCAGAAATTATTAAAAATACATCAGTAATTTACTGTTCTAGTAACATTGGCGATGTTGATGCCGGCATTCAATTTGAAAATGCTAGAGAATCGGCAAAAGTTATTAAGCGGATTTCTGAAGAGACAGAAGATGGTTTTGGGAATTTTAGATTTTGCGCTGGGGCGAACTGCCGGCCAGGTATTCCATTCTTTCCCATATCTTGCCATGAGGGCAACTCGTCTTTTGCCATTGGTTTAGAGTGTGGGGATTTGGTAATGGCAGCCTTTAGCCAGTCTCAAAATCTGCCAGAAGCGGAGGCGAATTTTAAACGGATACTTGAAGATAAACTATCTCAAGTTGAAGTTATCGCAGAAAAAATTTCAGATAAATTTAAAATTGAATATCGAGGAATTGATTCATCCCTTGCCCCATCTCTTGACAAAACTGCCAGCATTGCTTTTTCTTATGAAGCCCTTGGTATAGGAAAATTTGGGAATCAAGGAACGCTGGCGATTTCTGCGATGATTACTCGTGTGTTGAAAAGTCTCTCTGTGAAACTTTGCGGTTATTCAGGTTTAATGCTGCCGGTTTGTGAAGATGCCGGTTTAGCCCAAAGAGCGAATGAAAAGACTTATAATTTAACAAATTTACTATTATATTCTGCCGTTTGTGGTTGTGGTTTAGACACAGTGCCGGTAGCTGGTAATATAACCATTGAAACACTAGAAGCCATATTAATTGATATGGCGGCTTTAGCGATTAAGCTAGATAAACCCCTATCTGCAAGATTATTTCCAATTTTAGGCAAAAAAGAAGGGGAAATGACTGCATTCAATTCCCCCTATCTTGTGGATTGTAAAATCTTTAAAGTTGAGTGAATTTGTTTGTCTGGCTGCAAATTACAGTTGCCGGCGCTATTCCTCTGTAAATAAGCTGGGCGCAGTCAGAACAAACACATCCCTTGTCCCCTCACCATCCGTGATCGGTTTGATAGGGGTGGTGAAGTGAAAGAACTCGTTGTCATTCACCAAAAGAAGTTCGCCGGGATTCAAAACTTTATTAAAAAGCGGCTTTTCCTTCTTGGCTTTATAAAGATGGGTTTCTCCACCTATAATATTGTGCCGGTCAACCGCGAAAATGCCAACAAAATTACACCCATCTCGATGAATCCCTTCCGGCGCAGGGTTGCCAAAATTACTCGGTGAACAGCTGGTTCTAATTTGATGAACAGCGATATCAACGTCAGGCGGAAGTTTACAGTAAGCACTAAACTCAAAAACCAGCTTTTTCAACTCATCTAGTGCAATCAGTTGATCATCAAGTTCAGCAAACCCTCTCTTGATATCTCCTAATAATGGGTTGTAAGCTTTGCTTTGGTAGAGGTATCCATGAGGCAGTTTAATTAACTCGTTTCCCGATATTTTGAACCGAGATAATCTGCGAGAGCGATATTTGCCTTTGATATAAGGATCAACCGGCATATCCACGAAAAATCGCTTAAAAGCCTCTAGCTTGATAGAATTTATACTTTCCAGTGCAAAACTGATAGCATAATCCAAATTCGGCGATCCCAATACAGTTATCATAGGAATTACCTCTGTTTGTCTTGATCCCTCTTCTTATCTTCGTTCCATGAGGGCTATATCTTCAGTATAGAACAGCAAAATTTTAATGTCGCTAGATAGGCTACAAAAAATGCAAAGTTATCATAAAGTTTTTTTCAAAGCACTCAGTAAACTCCACAATAGATAAAGCGGACGCTACTTTACCGGCATCAAGGTCACTACATTAACTCCTGACCGCTTTTACTAATGCCTCACACGCCCGCAAAAAGATAGCAACATCAACCCCAAGCGCCACATATTGAACACCGGCATCACGCCATTGCTTAGCAGTTTCCGGATTATCCGCAAAAGTGCCGGCAGCTTTTCCGGCATCCCGAATGGTTTGTACCGCACTTTTCATCAGCTCAATTACACGCGGATCGCGCACCTGTCCGGGAATTCCTAGGGACTGCGATAAATCGTAAGGGCCGAGAAA is from Microcoleus sp. FACHB-68 and encodes:
- a CDS encoding Uma2 family endonuclease, encoding MQAKEQRYYSPEEYLELETTAESRSEYFNGQIFPMPGGLPNHNRIALNFSAALHSAFKRKNYEVFMADMRLWIPQVRLYTYPDVMIVSGALEFAEGRRDTITNPIAIAEVLSESTKNYDRGEKFKLYRSIPSLREYLLIEQSEKSVEQFFKNENNQWILSEYQGEEAMLSLNSVEFQISFSDLYDNVEFESVDEI
- the secF gene encoding protein translocase subunit SecF; this encodes MKLNVIKRRSLWWTISAAIILSGLIAMVISWTRPDIRAPLRPSLDFVGGTRLQFELDCSKPNNCVSQADPAQPRRLDSGTVREVLTQQGLGGSTIQILDKDPKVKDQQVISIRTKELKEQERSQLRTTLESKIGAFDPQAVRIDTVGPTLGRQIFSSGLLALLISFAGITVYLTFRFQFDYAFFAFVALFHDVLVTVGIFSILGLVLGVEVDSLFIVALLTIIGFSVNDTVVIYDRVREVISLHPDQHINQIVDDAVNQTLTRSINTTLTTLLTLFSIFLFGGETLKYFALALIVGFIAGAYSSIFIASSLLAWWRERTGRAIAGPAPGTEEPEISASPER
- the secD gene encoding protein translocase subunit SecD, translated to MQKQTSWLALILVLIIGAITVLYRVPIRLGLDLQGGAQLTIQVKTTDEIKEITPQMLEDVESVVRNRVDALGVSEPLVQTVGQDQIVVQLPGVNDPEQAERVLGGTAQLEFRRENNNQELTAELNVRQQELRQLLTKQVELENGGDQAAIAQNQAALTQKNEQINGLFDKLYERIGLGGKNLKEAYAQPEQSGNNWNVGISFDQPGGEKFAELTKNLAGTGRSIGIFLDERLISAPVVGPEFAQTGITGGNAVITGRFTAEAANELAVQLRGGSLPVPVEIVENRTVGATLGRDSIQRSIYAGVGGLLLVLIFMGVYYRLPGVIADIALIIYSLLTIASFALLGVTLSLPGIAGFILSIGMAVDANVLIFERTREELRAGKSLYRSVESGFYRAFSSILDGNVTTVIACAALFWLGSGLVRGFALTLGLGVVVSMFTALTCSRTLLFFAITFPQLRKPQWFCPNLPMSLKSKAGSA
- a CDS encoding peptide ligase PGM1-related protein, translating into MQSQNLSSIDQADKFRQLQTDLRTRWQTVDLFDTGDYDILVVPSLSLDQREMLKIEGVHHYEERLLFSLIRLRNPFTRLIYVTSQPLHPSVIDYYLQLLPGIPFSHARDRLLLFSTYDTSPKPLSEKILERPRLIQRIRQALDSKKSYMICYNSTPLEEALSVQLNIPLLAAAPDLLYWGTKSGSRQIFAECNVPLPAGSQLVHTADDLAEAAAELWAKEPHLKRMVIKLNEGFSGEGNALLDLKPLQDVSPANRVQAIREQFSSLRFQAVNETWENFSSRIPELGAIAEAFIEGEEKRSPSVQGRIMPNGEVEILSTHDQILGGPDGQIFLGCRFPADEVYRLRLQELGVRVGQNLAEKGALERFGVDFIAVRQDNGQWDLQAIEINLRKGGTTHPFMTLKLLTNGRYERSTGLFYSQQGRPKFYTATDNLQKDRYQGLLPNDLMDIIAHNQLHFDSSTETGTVFHLMGCLSQFGKLGLTSIGNSPQQAEEIYNKVVKALDEETGSADDAGWLSPPTHPIKWNGRG
- a CDS encoding DUF711 family protein, which produces MKCNFMKIRTITTGICLQSPIEEKSITQAAEFNQQAKAFFEHLGYEVQTTRIATNSWAEYLPVLSATEIVKKIQGLEQICHNLNISFFSIGCVSNLEQISVIPEIIKNTSVIYCSSNIGDVDAGIQFENARESAKVIKRISEETEDGFGNFRFCAGANCRPGIPFFPISCHEGNSSFAIGLECGDLVMAAFSQSQNLPEAEANFKRILEDKLSQVEVIAEKISDKFKIEYRGIDSSLAPSLDKTASIAFSYEALGIGKFGNQGTLAISAMITRVLKSLSVKLCGYSGLMLPVCEDAGLAQRANEKTYNLTNLLLYSAVCGCGLDTVPVAGNITIETLEAILIDMAALAIKLDKPLSARLFPILGKKEGEMTAFNSPYLVDCKIFKVE
- a CDS encoding 2OG-Fe dioxygenase family protein — translated: MITVLGSPNLDYAISFALESINSIKLEAFKRFFVDMPVDPYIKGKYRSRRLSRFKISGNELIKLPHGYLYQSKAYNPLLGDIKRGFAELDDQLIALDELKKLVFEFSAYCKLPPDVDIAVHQIRTSCSPSNFGNPAPEGIHRDGCNFVGIFAVDRHNIIGGETHLYKAKKEKPLFNKVLNPGELLLVNDNEFFHFTTPIKPITDGEGTRDVFVLTAPSLFTEE
- a CDS encoding alpha-ketoacid dehydrogenase subunit beta; its protein translation is MAETLFFNALREAIDEEMARDPSVFVLGEDVGHYGGSYKVTKDLYKKYGDLRVLDTPIAENSFTGMAVGAAMSGLRPIIEGMNMGFLLLAFNQISNNAGMLRYTSGGNFKIPMVIRGPGGVGRQLGAEHSQRLEAYFQAVPGLKIVTCSTPYNAKGLLKSAIRNDNPVLFFEHVLLYNLKEDLPTEEYLLPLDKAEVVRQGKDVTILTYSRMRHHVMQAVKSLEKEGLDPEVIDLISLKPLDFDTIGASIRKTHRVIIVEECMKTGGIGAELIASISDRLFDELDAPVLRLSSQDIPTPYNGALERLTIVQPEQIVEAVQKMVGLRV